Proteins encoded in a region of the Mycolicibacterium neoaurum genome:
- a CDS encoding HNH endonuclease signature motif containing protein yields the protein MFERSGLSELSDEVLIAAVTDATRAEATAAARRLALVAEVTARHCEDEDESSALKLIDGWALAKAEISAACTLGPRAASAQMRIAMALRDRLPRTAEAFAKGMISAKVIAAITWRTQLVTDDDALALIDAGISGSAHQYGALSENALIAAVDFWVHKFDPIAVIRSKTAAKDRYIDFGDSDDPDGVVSFWGRMRATDAAISDARLNDLAHGVCDGDPRTVAQRRADALAAVLAGADRLTCLCGDRDCAGSGKDPRAGAVTIYVLTGKEPDTGHGAKPASGPAPDGSGTQDPRTDKDETQPVAEPPAEEPAAHDGSAEPKPTAPAAPAASTQSSLGAGITLDGAIIPAHLLAELIATGAKVRPLSSATELGSEPRYRPSTALAAFVRMTSMMCCFPGCGKPAQRCDLDHLTPWPAGATHPGNLRPLCREHHLLKTLKTGWTPKAHPDGTTEWTAPNGHTYTTMPLAPILLPHNTIDTPIPRARHITLIGDHGNPGGRDPDIPRRQRTRQHDREYRINAERTRNATAIALDGDPPF from the coding sequence ATGTTCGAACGGTCGGGGTTGTCGGAGCTGAGTGATGAGGTGCTCATTGCCGCGGTCACCGATGCCACACGTGCCGAAGCTACCGCCGCGGCCCGGCGGCTGGCGTTGGTGGCTGAGGTGACGGCCCGGCACTGTGAGGACGAGGACGAGTCGTCGGCGTTGAAGTTGATCGACGGATGGGCGCTGGCGAAGGCCGAGATCAGCGCGGCGTGCACTCTCGGTCCGCGCGCTGCCAGTGCGCAGATGCGCATCGCGATGGCCCTGCGTGATCGGTTGCCCCGCACCGCCGAGGCGTTCGCGAAGGGAATGATCTCGGCGAAGGTGATCGCGGCGATCACCTGGCGCACCCAACTCGTCACCGACGACGACGCATTGGCGTTGATCGATGCCGGGATCTCCGGCAGCGCCCACCAATACGGCGCGCTGTCGGAGAACGCACTGATCGCCGCGGTCGACTTCTGGGTCCACAAATTCGACCCGATCGCGGTCATCCGATCCAAGACCGCGGCCAAAGACCGCTATATCGACTTCGGCGACAGCGATGACCCTGATGGGGTCGTCTCGTTCTGGGGACGGATGCGCGCCACCGACGCCGCGATCAGCGATGCCCGCCTCAACGACCTTGCCCACGGTGTCTGTGATGGTGATCCGCGCACCGTGGCCCAACGCCGCGCCGACGCCCTCGCCGCCGTCCTAGCCGGAGCCGACCGGCTAACCTGCCTCTGCGGTGACCGCGACTGCGCGGGGTCGGGGAAAGACCCGCGCGCGGGTGCGGTGACCATTTACGTGCTCACCGGAAAAGAACCCGACACCGGGCACGGCGCCAAGCCCGCCTCGGGGCCCGCGCCAGATGGCAGCGGTACGCAGGACCCGAGGACCGATAAGGACGAAACACAGCCGGTGGCCGAGCCGCCGGCTGAGGAGCCCGCCGCGCACGATGGCAGCGCCGAACCGAAGCCCACCGCACCCGCTGCCCCGGCCGCCAGCACTCAGTCGAGCCTGGGCGCCGGGATCACCCTGGATGGGGCGATCATCCCCGCCCACCTACTGGCCGAACTCATCGCTACCGGTGCGAAAGTCCGGCCTCTGAGCAGCGCCACCGAGCTGGGTTCCGAACCCCGCTACCGACCCTCGACCGCGCTCGCGGCTTTCGTCCGCATGACATCGATGATGTGCTGCTTCCCCGGCTGCGGAAAGCCCGCCCAGCGCTGCGACCTCGACCACCTCACCCCGTGGCCGGCCGGAGCCACCCACCCGGGCAACCTGCGCCCACTCTGCCGCGAACACCACCTACTCAAAACCCTGAAAACCGGCTGGACCCCCAAAGCACACCCCGACGGCACCACCGAATGGACCGCCCCGAACGGGCACACCTACACGACGATGCCGCTCGCACCGATCCTGCTCCCGCACAACACCATCGACACCCCGATACCCAGGGCGCGACACATCACCCTGATCGGCGACCACGGCAATCCCGGCGGGCGCGACCCCGACATCCCACGGCGCCAACGCACCCGACAACACGACCGCGAATACCGCATCAACGCCGAACGCACCCGCAACGCCACCGCCATCGCCCTCGACGGCGACCCGCCGTTCTGA
- a CDS encoding pyridoxal phosphate-dependent aminotransferase: MSTEALRAGIPPFYVMDVWLAAAERQRTHGDLVNLSAGQPSAQAPAPIRAAAAEALTGHNLGYTVALGIPELRSAIAASYGAKHGIDVDMDAVVITTGSTGGFLLAFLSCFDVGDRVAVTSPGYPCYRNILSALGCEVVEVPCGPETRFQPTVAMLDALDPPVKGLIIASPANPTGTIIPAADLAAIVSWCDERGVQLVSDEIYHGLEYQDAPATSCAWETSRNPIVVNSFSKYFAMTGWRLGWLLVPTPLRRAVDRLTGNFSICPPTLPQLAAVAAFDPASLAEAEALVRDYTANREVLLTGLAQIGLDRLAPADGAFYVYADISEYSTDSLDFCARLLADTGVAIAPGVDFDTVHGGSFVRLSFAGAASDITTALERMGPWLAGQSGR; the protein is encoded by the coding sequence ATGTCTACTGAAGCTCTGCGCGCCGGGATCCCGCCGTTCTACGTGATGGACGTGTGGCTGGCCGCGGCCGAACGTCAGCGCACCCATGGCGACCTGGTGAACCTGTCTGCGGGCCAGCCCAGTGCGCAGGCCCCGGCGCCGATCCGCGCCGCCGCCGCCGAGGCGCTGACCGGGCACAACCTGGGATACACCGTCGCGCTGGGTATCCCGGAACTACGGTCAGCCATCGCGGCATCGTATGGCGCCAAGCACGGGATCGACGTGGACATGGACGCCGTGGTCATCACCACCGGGTCGACCGGTGGGTTCTTGTTGGCCTTCCTATCGTGCTTCGACGTCGGCGATCGCGTCGCGGTGACCAGTCCCGGATACCCCTGTTACCGCAACATCCTGTCGGCGCTGGGGTGCGAGGTCGTCGAGGTGCCGTGCGGGCCCGAGACCCGATTCCAGCCGACGGTGGCGATGCTCGATGCGCTCGATCCGCCGGTGAAGGGGTTGATCATCGCCAGCCCGGCGAACCCGACCGGCACGATCATCCCGGCCGCCGATCTTGCCGCCATCGTGTCGTGGTGCGACGAACGGGGCGTGCAGTTGGTCAGCGATGAGATCTACCACGGTCTTGAGTATCAGGATGCACCAGCGACCAGTTGCGCCTGGGAGACCTCACGCAATCCCATTGTCGTCAACAGCTTCTCGAAGTACTTCGCGATGACGGGTTGGCGGCTGGGTTGGTTATTGGTACCCACGCCGCTGCGTCGCGCGGTCGACCGGCTGACCGGGAACTTCTCCATCTGCCCGCCGACGCTGCCACAGCTCGCCGCGGTCGCGGCCTTCGATCCGGCGTCGCTGGCCGAGGCGGAAGCACTGGTTCGGGATTACACCGCCAACCGCGAGGTACTGCTGACGGGATTGGCTCAGATCGGTCTTGATCGACTGGCCCCGGCCGACGGTGCGTTCTACGTGTACGCAGATATCTCCGAGTACTCCACCGATTCCCTCGATTTTTGCGCCCGCCTGCTGGCCGACACCGGGGTGGCCATCGCACCGGGTGTGGACTTTGACACCGTGCATGGTGGATCGTTCGTTCGGCTGTCCTTCGCCGGAGCAGCATCGGATATCACCACCGCGCTCGAGCGGATGGGACCATGGTTGGCGGGCCAGAGCGGCCGGTAG
- a CDS encoding alpha/beta hydrolase produces MSILSTDDGTQIFYKDWGTGQPIVFSHGWPLSSDDWDNQMLFFLSHGYRVIAHDRRGHGRSTQTPDGHDLDHYADDLAALTEHLDLRDAVHVGHSTGGGEVVRYLARHGQSRVSKAALISAVPPLMVQTDANPEGLPKSVFDDLQAQLAANRSVFYRALPSGPFYGFNRAGVQSDPAIIDNWWRQGMMGDALSHYDGIVAFSQTDFTEDLKKITVPTLVMHSRDDQIVPYVASGPKSAELLQNGTLITYEDFPHGMPTTHADVVNADLLSFLQS; encoded by the coding sequence ATGAGCATTCTCAGCACAGATGACGGAACGCAGATCTTCTACAAGGACTGGGGCACCGGGCAACCGATCGTCTTCAGTCACGGCTGGCCGTTGTCCTCCGACGACTGGGACAACCAGATGCTGTTCTTCCTGTCCCACGGCTACCGCGTGATCGCCCACGATCGGCGTGGGCATGGGCGCTCGACGCAGACGCCGGACGGGCACGACCTCGACCACTACGCCGATGACCTTGCCGCGCTCACCGAACATCTCGACCTCCGTGACGCGGTCCACGTCGGGCATTCGACCGGTGGTGGTGAGGTGGTGCGCTATCTGGCTCGCCACGGACAGAGCAGGGTGTCCAAGGCCGCGCTGATCAGCGCGGTGCCGCCGCTCATGGTGCAGACCGACGCCAACCCCGAGGGGCTGCCCAAGAGTGTGTTCGACGACCTACAGGCGCAGCTTGCGGCCAACCGCTCGGTGTTCTATCGAGCGCTGCCATCGGGTCCCTTCTATGGATTCAATCGTGCTGGGGTGCAGTCGGATCCGGCGATCATCGACAATTGGTGGCGGCAGGGCATGATGGGTGACGCGCTTTCCCACTACGACGGGATCGTCGCCTTCTCCCAGACCGACTTCACCGAGGACCTCAAGAAGATCACGGTGCCCACCCTGGTGATGCACAGCCGCGATGACCAGATCGTGCCCTATGTTGCGTCCGGCCCGAAGTCTGCCGAGTTGTTGCAGAACGGCACCCTGATCACTTACGAGGACTTCCCGCACGGAATGCCGACGACCCACGCGGATGTCGTCAACGCGGATCTGCTGTCGTTCCTTCAGTCCTGA
- a CDS encoding acyl-CoA dehydrogenase family protein, translating to MNFEIDDQQRDFASSIDAALGAADVPAAIRAWADGDCAPARKVWAQLTDLGVTALSVAEKFDGIEAQPIDLVVALERLGYWAVPGPVTESIAVAPVLLADDERSAALAAGELIATVALPPQVPYAVNADFAGLTLSAADGRVAEATPGAAHDSVDPTRRLFEVVASGDEQSADTARAYEFGVLATAAQLVGAGQAMLDLSVAYAKQRTQFGRVIGSYQAIKHKLADVHIAVEMARPLVHGAALSLAEGSPDTARDVSAAKVAAADAALLAARSSLQTHGAIGFTQEHDLSLLLLRAQALRSAWGDPTLHRRRLLEVLS from the coding sequence ATGAACTTCGAGATAGACGATCAGCAGCGCGATTTCGCGTCGAGTATCGATGCCGCACTCGGCGCGGCCGATGTCCCGGCCGCCATCCGGGCCTGGGCCGACGGTGACTGTGCCCCTGCCCGCAAGGTGTGGGCTCAGCTCACCGACCTCGGCGTGACCGCCCTCTCGGTGGCCGAGAAGTTCGACGGCATCGAGGCGCAACCGATCGATCTGGTGGTGGCGCTGGAACGGCTGGGTTACTGGGCCGTCCCGGGTCCGGTCACCGAATCGATTGCCGTGGCGCCCGTCCTGCTTGCCGATGATGAGCGGTCCGCAGCCCTGGCTGCCGGGGAATTGATCGCCACCGTGGCACTGCCGCCGCAGGTGCCCTACGCCGTCAACGCGGACTTCGCGGGGCTGACGCTGTCGGCCGCTGATGGTCGGGTGGCCGAGGCGACACCGGGCGCCGCGCACGATTCGGTCGATCCCACGCGGCGGCTCTTCGAGGTCGTCGCGTCCGGAGACGAGCAGTCCGCCGATACCGCACGCGCCTACGAGTTCGGGGTGCTGGCCACGGCCGCCCAGCTCGTCGGTGCCGGACAGGCCATGTTGGACCTGTCGGTGGCCTACGCCAAGCAGCGCACCCAGTTCGGCCGGGTGATCGGCTCCTACCAGGCGATCAAGCACAAGCTTGCCGATGTGCACATCGCGGTCGAGATGGCGCGCCCGCTGGTGCACGGGGCGGCGCTGTCACTTGCCGAGGGGTCACCGGACACCGCCCGCGATGTGAGCGCGGCCAAGGTGGCCGCCGCCGATGCCGCGCTGTTGGCGGCGCGTTCGTCGCTGCAGACCCACGGCGCCATCGGGTTCACCCAGGAACACGACCTGTCGCTGTTGCTCCTCCGAGCGCAGGCGCTGCGCTCTGCCTGGGGTGACCCGACCCTGCATCGTCGCCGCCTGTTGGAGGTCCTTTCGTGA
- a CDS encoding acyl-CoA dehydrogenase family protein, which produces MSEERELLRSTVAALVDKHATPEAVRTAMESDRGYDESLWKLLCEQVGAAALIVPEDLGGAGGELADAAVVLEELGKALVPTPLLGTTLAELALLHVGDHEPLEGLAEGALIGTVVFDPEYVVNGDIADIVIATDGSKLARWTDVTARPHATMDLTRRLSSVTACETASLGADPGLSDTAALLLAAEQIGAAARALDLTVAYTKDRVQFGRPIGSFQALKHRMADLYVTVQSARAVIYDAIADPSPASASLARVFASEALTDVAAEAVQLHGGIAITWEHDIQLYFKRAHASAQLLGSPREHLRRLEAEVF; this is translated from the coding sequence GTGAGCGAAGAACGCGAACTGCTGCGGTCCACCGTTGCGGCACTGGTCGACAAACACGCCACTCCCGAGGCAGTCCGTACCGCGATGGAGTCCGACCGTGGATACGACGAGTCGCTGTGGAAACTGTTGTGCGAGCAGGTCGGTGCTGCGGCACTGATCGTCCCCGAGGACCTCGGCGGGGCCGGTGGCGAGCTCGCCGACGCCGCCGTCGTCCTGGAGGAGCTCGGCAAGGCGCTGGTACCCACGCCACTGCTGGGCACCACGCTGGCCGAGCTGGCGTTGCTGCATGTCGGGGATCACGAGCCGTTGGAGGGACTGGCCGAGGGCGCCTTGATCGGCACCGTGGTTTTCGATCCCGAGTATGTCGTCAACGGTGATATCGCCGATATCGTGATCGCCACCGACGGCTCCAAGCTGGCCCGGTGGACGGATGTCACCGCGCGGCCGCACGCGACGATGGATCTGACCCGGCGGTTGTCATCGGTGACCGCCTGCGAAACGGCCTCGCTGGGCGCCGATCCCGGGCTTTCCGATACCGCTGCTCTGTTGCTGGCCGCCGAACAGATCGGTGCCGCAGCCCGGGCGCTGGACCTCACGGTCGCCTACACCAAGGACCGGGTGCAGTTCGGCAGGCCGATCGGCAGTTTTCAGGCACTCAAGCACCGGATGGCCGATCTCTACGTCACGGTGCAATCGGCGCGGGCGGTCATCTACGACGCCATCGCCGACCCGTCACCTGCGTCGGCCTCGCTGGCACGGGTTTTCGCCAGCGAAGCGCTGACCGACGTCGCCGCCGAGGCCGTGCAGCTACACGGCGGTATCGCCATCACCTGGGAGCACGATATCCAGCTGTACTTCAAACGGGCGCATGCCAGTGCTCAGCTGCTCGGGTCGCCGCGCGAGCACCTGCGTCGGCTGGAAGCCGAGGTTTTCTAG
- a CDS encoding isochorismatase family protein, with the protein MTTLNDRPHSALLVVDVQDQVVADAVRRDEVVAAIGRLVDRARAQNVAVVWVQHSDAELVHGSAGWRIVDELVPADTEPIIEKEHGDSFEATDLEDVLHRLRVGRLVVAGACSDQCVRSTIHGAFVRGYDVTLVGDAHTTVDLTQWGAPPPEMVVAHTNLYWSHQSAPGRTAVVADADDVALA; encoded by the coding sequence ATGACCACGCTGAACGACCGTCCGCACAGCGCACTTCTCGTCGTAGACGTGCAGGACCAGGTGGTTGCCGACGCGGTACGCCGTGACGAGGTCGTCGCCGCCATCGGCAGGCTGGTCGACCGGGCGCGTGCACAGAACGTTGCGGTGGTCTGGGTGCAGCATTCCGACGCCGAACTGGTGCATGGCAGCGCCGGCTGGCGCATCGTCGACGAATTGGTGCCCGCGGACACCGAACCGATCATCGAGAAGGAACATGGTGACTCGTTCGAGGCGACGGACCTCGAGGATGTGCTGCATCGGCTGCGCGTCGGCAGGTTGGTGGTCGCCGGTGCGTGCAGCGACCAGTGCGTCCGATCAACCATCCATGGGGCCTTTGTCCGCGGTTATGACGTCACGCTCGTCGGGGACGCGCACACCACCGTCGATCTCACGCAATGGGGCGCCCCGCCGCCGGAAATGGTTGTCGCGCACACCAACCTGTACTGGTCGCACCAGAGTGCGCCGGGACGTACGGCCGTCGTCGCCGATGCCGATGACGTCGCGCTGGCCTAG
- the xylB gene encoding xylulokinase, whose product MTLVAGIDSSTQSTKVVVCDAATGAVLRTGTASHPHGTEIDPQHWWQALQSAVRAAGGIDDVEAISVGAQQHGMVCLDDSGSVVRDALLWNDTRSAGAAEQLVAELGGAQAWAQRVGVVPVASFTAAKLRWLADNEPRNADATAAVCLPHDWLTWRLSGSQDIADLRTDRSDASGTGYFSAATDSYQHDLLECALRGRRPALPAVLGPHDSAGTTPGGAVLGPGAGDNAAAALGLTATVGDCVVSLGTSGVVSAVGSTPAHDGEGIVAGFADATGRHLPLVCTLNGAPVLAAVAAMLGVDFDEFDRLALSAPAGADGLVLIPYFDGERSPNLPDAAGALHGVTTRNLLPANIARAAVEGLLGSMAYCIQKIAGQGIPTERTILIGGGARSQAVRQIAPAVFGTTVDVPEAGEYVALGAARQAAWVLSGRAEQPEWDSVSSRIYRADPTPQVLDRYLSLQELTVR is encoded by the coding sequence ATGACATTGGTCGCCGGGATCGATTCGTCCACGCAATCGACCAAGGTGGTGGTCTGCGACGCGGCGACCGGCGCGGTGCTGCGCACCGGCACAGCGTCGCATCCCCACGGTACCGAGATCGATCCGCAGCACTGGTGGCAGGCACTGCAATCCGCAGTCCGGGCCGCAGGGGGTATCGACGATGTCGAGGCCATCTCGGTGGGCGCGCAACAACACGGCATGGTCTGTCTCGATGATTCGGGCAGCGTCGTCCGGGACGCTTTGTTGTGGAACGACACTCGTTCTGCAGGTGCTGCCGAGCAGCTCGTCGCCGAGCTCGGCGGCGCGCAGGCATGGGCCCAGCGTGTCGGGGTGGTACCGGTCGCATCGTTCACCGCGGCCAAGTTGCGCTGGCTCGCCGACAACGAGCCCCGCAATGCCGATGCGACAGCGGCGGTATGTCTGCCGCACGACTGGCTCACCTGGCGACTGAGCGGATCGCAGGACATCGCCGACCTACGCACCGACCGCAGCGACGCCAGCGGAACCGGGTACTTCTCGGCCGCGACCGACAGCTACCAGCACGATCTGCTCGAATGTGCTCTTCGCGGGCGACGGCCTGCCCTTCCGGCCGTGCTCGGTCCCCATGACAGCGCGGGCACGACGCCCGGTGGCGCGGTGTTGGGCCCGGGTGCCGGCGACAACGCCGCTGCAGCACTGGGATTGACCGCCACAGTCGGTGACTGTGTGGTGTCGCTGGGCACCTCCGGAGTCGTCAGCGCCGTCGGATCGACACCCGCCCATGACGGCGAGGGGATCGTCGCCGGTTTCGCCGACGCCACCGGCAGGCACCTACCGCTGGTGTGCACCCTCAACGGCGCACCTGTGCTGGCGGCGGTCGCGGCAATGCTCGGTGTCGACTTCGACGAGTTCGACCGACTCGCGTTGTCGGCACCCGCCGGCGCCGACGGGTTGGTGCTCATTCCGTACTTCGATGGCGAACGCTCCCCCAACCTGCCCGATGCGGCGGGCGCCCTGCACGGCGTCACGACGCGAAACCTGTTACCTGCCAATATCGCTCGGGCGGCCGTCGAAGGTCTGCTCGGCTCCATGGCCTACTGCATCCAGAAGATCGCCGGCCAGGGCATTCCGACCGAGCGCACCATACTGATCGGCGGCGGGGCCCGCTCACAGGCCGTGCGGCAGATCGCCCCGGCCGTATTCGGTACCACCGTCGATGTGCCCGAGGCCGGCGAGTACGTGGCGCTGGGCGCCGCGCGTCAGGCGGCCTGGGTCCTGTCGGGCCGAGCGGAGCAGCCGGAGTGGGACAGCGTGTCGAGCCGGATCTACCGGGCGGACCCGACTCCGCAGGTTCTGGACCGCTACCTGAGCCTGCAGGAACTGACGGTGCGCTAA
- a CDS encoding acetoacetate--CoA ligase — MTPEPQWEPTTADITDAQVTAFARFAGHEGDYHDLWQWSVDEPGAFWGALWRYFDLGDIPGEVLAEDSMPGAVWFPGVRLNYVDQIARQARTDRPAILSLGEGSAVTEISWAELLSRTAAFANTLVELGVRPGDRVVGYLPNIAEAVIAFLGTAAIGAVWSACGQDYSAKAALDRLGQLEPMVLVTADGYRFGGKTHDKSADVAELRAGLPSLTATISVARLAPTPEGQLDFATVTAGDAELRTAELEFDHPLWILFSSGTTGLPKGIVHGHGGVLVEHLKAVALQSDIGPTDTFFWYTSPSWMMWNFQVAGLLVGATIVCYDGSPSWPSPDALWEMTARLGVTMLGTSPGYVLGCAKAGAVPRTDHDLSALRTVGITGSSLPPSTALWMRDNVGAHVQVASISGGTDVVSAFIGGVRTVPVWPGELSVPFLGAALDAWDESGQPVRGEVGELVITKPLPSMPVSFWNDPDGSRYRDAYFEMFPGVWRHGDWITITDRGSVIVHGRSDSTLNRHGIRMGSADIYQSVERLPEIAEALVIGAEQPDGGYWMPLFVVPADGVTLTDELVDKIKQTIRTEVSPRHVPDEVILAPGIPHTRTGKKLEVPIKKLFQGADAAKVVERSAVDDPDLLDWYAAQRR, encoded by the coding sequence GTGACTCCCGAGCCCCAGTGGGAACCGACCACGGCCGATATCACCGACGCACAGGTGACTGCGTTTGCCCGGTTCGCCGGTCACGAGGGTGACTACCACGACCTGTGGCAGTGGTCGGTGGACGAACCCGGGGCTTTCTGGGGCGCGCTGTGGCGCTATTTCGACCTCGGTGACATTCCGGGCGAGGTCCTGGCCGAGGACTCCATGCCGGGCGCGGTCTGGTTCCCCGGCGTGCGCCTGAACTATGTCGACCAGATCGCCCGGCAGGCCCGCACCGACCGGCCCGCCATCCTGAGTCTCGGTGAGGGATCCGCCGTCACCGAAATCTCCTGGGCCGAATTGCTCAGTCGTACCGCAGCCTTCGCCAACACACTCGTCGAACTCGGGGTGCGCCCCGGTGACCGGGTGGTGGGATATCTGCCCAATATCGCCGAGGCCGTCATCGCCTTCCTCGGTACCGCCGCGATCGGTGCGGTATGGAGCGCCTGCGGACAGGACTATTCGGCCAAGGCCGCGCTGGACCGGCTCGGTCAACTGGAGCCGATGGTGCTGGTGACCGCCGACGGCTACCGGTTCGGCGGTAAGACCCACGACAAGAGTGCCGATGTGGCCGAGCTGCGCGCCGGGCTGCCCTCGTTGACAGCGACGATCTCGGTGGCCCGGCTGGCACCGACCCCGGAGGGCCAACTCGATTTCGCGACTGTCACCGCCGGTGATGCCGAGTTGCGAACAGCCGAGCTCGAATTCGACCACCCCCTGTGGATCCTGTTCTCTTCGGGGACCACCGGGCTGCCCAAGGGGATCGTGCACGGCCATGGTGGCGTACTGGTCGAGCACCTCAAAGCCGTAGCGCTGCAGAGTGATATCGGACCCACAGACACCTTCTTCTGGTACACCAGCCCGAGCTGGATGATGTGGAACTTCCAGGTCGCCGGTCTGCTGGTCGGTGCCACGATCGTCTGCTACGACGGCAGCCCGTCCTGGCCGAGCCCGGATGCGCTGTGGGAGATGACGGCCCGACTCGGTGTCACCATGCTGGGGACAAGCCCGGGTTATGTGCTCGGTTGCGCCAAGGCCGGAGCTGTGCCCCGCACCGATCATGATCTTTCCGCGCTGCGCACCGTCGGTATCACGGGGTCATCGCTGCCGCCGTCGACCGCGCTGTGGATGCGTGACAATGTCGGCGCTCACGTCCAGGTCGCCTCGATCAGCGGGGGTACCGATGTGGTCTCGGCGTTCATCGGTGGGGTGCGCACGGTGCCCGTGTGGCCGGGGGAGCTGTCCGTACCGTTCCTGGGTGCGGCGCTGGACGCCTGGGACGAGTCGGGACAGCCGGTCCGCGGTGAGGTCGGTGAGCTGGTGATCACCAAACCCCTTCCGTCGATGCCGGTGTCGTTCTGGAACGATCCCGACGGGTCGCGGTATCGGGATGCGTATTTCGAGATGTTCCCCGGCGTCTGGCGGCACGGCGATTGGATCACCATCACCGACCGCGGCAGCGTCATCGTGCACGGCCGATCCGACTCCACGCTGAACCGGCACGGGATCCGGATGGGTAGCGCGGATATCTACCAGTCCGTCGAGCGGCTGCCCGAGATCGCCGAAGCCCTCGTGATCGGCGCCGAACAGCCCGACGGCGGCTACTGGATGCCGTTGTTCGTCGTACCCGCCGACGGCGTGACGTTGACCGACGAGCTGGTCGACAAGATCAAGCAGACCATCCGTACGGAGGTCTCACCCCGGCACGTACCCGACGAAGTCATCCTGGCGCCCGGAATCCCGCACACGCGAACCGGTAAGAAACTCGAGGTGCCGATCAAAAAACTGTTCCAGGGTGCAGATGCGGCCAAGGTGGTCGAGCGCAGTGCCGTCGATGATCCGGACCTGCTCGATTGGTACGCCGCCCAGCGTCGTTAG
- a CDS encoding acyl-CoA dehydrogenase family protein, which produces MDLTFDEDSEAFRHEVREFLDANRDHFPTKSYDTREGFDQHRTWDKVLFDAGLSVIAWPQKYGGRDASLLQWVVFEEEYFRAGAPGRASANGTSMLAPTLFAHGTTEQLDRVLPKMASGEEIWAQAWSEPESGSDLASLRSTATRTEGGWLLNGQKIWSSRAVFGERAFGLFRSDPQAQRHKGLTYFMFDLHAQGVTVRPIAQLGGDTGFGEIFLDDVFVPDEDVIGEPNDGWRAAMSTSSNERGMSLRSPARFLAPAERLVQQWKSNPDPAFTDRVADAWIKAQAYRLHTFGTVTRLAGGGELGAESSVTKVFWSDLDVALHQTALDLQGADAEIVDHTTEGLLFALGGPIYAGTNEIQRNIIAERLLGLPREISGGKPKS; this is translated from the coding sequence ATGGACCTGACATTCGACGAGGACAGCGAGGCTTTCCGCCACGAGGTCCGCGAATTCCTCGACGCCAACCGGGATCACTTCCCCACCAAGTCCTATGACACCCGTGAGGGATTCGACCAGCATCGGACCTGGGACAAGGTGCTCTTCGACGCCGGGTTGTCCGTGATCGCCTGGCCGCAGAAGTACGGCGGACGGGATGCCAGCCTGCTGCAATGGGTGGTCTTCGAGGAGGAGTACTTCCGCGCCGGCGCCCCCGGCCGGGCCAGCGCCAACGGCACCTCTATGCTGGCGCCGACGCTGTTCGCGCACGGTACAACGGAACAGCTGGATCGTGTGCTGCCCAAAATGGCCAGCGGCGAGGAGATCTGGGCGCAGGCGTGGTCCGAGCCCGAGTCGGGAAGTGACCTGGCATCGCTGCGCTCCACCGCCACGCGCACCGAGGGCGGCTGGCTGCTCAACGGTCAGAAGATATGGAGTTCGCGCGCCGTGTTCGGCGAGCGGGCTTTCGGCCTCTTCCGGTCCGACCCGCAGGCCCAGCGCCACAAGGGCCTGACGTACTTCATGTTCGACCTGCATGCCCAGGGTGTCACGGTGCGGCCTATCGCCCAGCTCGGCGGCGATACCGGCTTCGGTGAGATCTTCCTCGACGATGTGTTCGTTCCCGACGAGGATGTCATCGGCGAGCCCAATGACGGCTGGCGCGCGGCGATGAGCACGTCGAGCAATGAGCGCGGCATGTCCCTGCGCAGCCCGGCGCGATTCCTGGCACCGGCGGAACGACTTGTTCAGCAGTGGAAGAGCAATCCCGATCCGGCGTTCACCGATCGCGTTGCCGATGCCTGGATCAAGGCTCAGGCCTATCGCCTGCACACCTTCGGCACCGTCACCCGGTTGGCCGGTGGTGGCGAACTCGGCGCGGAATCCTCGGTGACGAAGGTCTTCTGGTCGGATCTGGATGTCGCGCTGCACCAGACCGCCCTGGATCTGCAGGGCGCCGATGCCGAGATCGTCGATCACACCACCGAGGGTCTGCTGTTCGCGCTCGGCGGCCCGATCTATGCCGGCACCAACGAGATCCAGCGCAACATCATCGCCGAGCGCCTGCTGGGCCTGCCACGTGAGATTTCTGGGGGGAAGCCCAAGTCATGA